The Candidatus Binatia bacterium genome includes a window with the following:
- a CDS encoding NUDIX domain-containing protein: MDPPPARAARPYADAVPCGMVEAGESFEAAAVREAHEEIGLSPDSIEVVGWLDDAWSGSGSYLVPYAALTPSRPAFTANPAEVEEILTPDVEELLRPAARGEEMVEFRSGHYLNETIEFAGGSVFGLTADLLLEALEWGQGRTPRRGESRFRDLISYHQE; the protein is encoded by the coding sequence CTGGATCCGCCGCCTGCGCGAGCTGCGCGACCGTACGCCGATGCTGTTCCCTGCGGGATGGTGGAGGCGGGGGAGTCCTTCGAAGCGGCGGCCGTTCGCGAGGCGCACGAAGAGATCGGCCTCTCGCCGGATTCGATCGAGGTCGTCGGCTGGCTCGACGACGCGTGGAGCGGCTCGGGGAGCTATCTCGTTCCGTACGCCGCGCTGACACCGTCGCGGCCCGCGTTCACGGCGAACCCGGCCGAAGTCGAGGAGATCCTCACGCCGGATGTGGAAGAACTGCTTCGACCCGCGGCGCGCGGCGAGGAGATGGTCGAGTTCCGCAGCGGCCACTACCTCAACGAGACCATCGAGTTCGCGGGAGGTTCGGTCTTCGGCCTGACGGCGGATCTGCTCCTCGAAGCGCTCGAGTGGGGGCAGGGAAGGACCCCTCGGCGCGGCGAGTCCCGGTTCCGGGATCTGATCTCGTACCACCAGGAGTGA